AGTCCAATACCCGCGCCCGTTTTTGAGGGCGAATCGGGGCTAATTCCCTTATCGATGAAGTCTAGGTCAAATGATTCGCCCTCAATAGAAAGTAGTCGTATCGTTAATGAGCCTTCTTCAAGATGAGAGAAGGAGTTATTTATCAAGTTATGACAAATGCAGAAGAGGGATTCTCTTTGGTGCTGGCACTGGTATGTATCTGGTATGTCGATGCATAGCTGGATCTCTTTTGTCGGGTGCAGGACCTGGATTTCTTCGATGACCTCGTCCACGAGTTGCCTCAGTATCCATTCTTCTGTGACATTAGGTCGATGAGCCTGGCTGCGTGCTAAAATCAAGAATGCATTCACAAGACGCTCCATGCGTAAGCCGCTACGTGCGATGCGTTGCATGACTGATTTCCGTCTCTCGGTGTCCGATGGTTTTAGCTCTTTTTCAAGAGTAAGGGCGCTATTCAGGATAGTAATCGGAGTCCGCAATTCGTGACTGCAGTCGGAAATAAAAGCTTTTTCTCTCTCTAATGAGCGTTCGAGTGAGTGCGCATAGTCATCTATAACACACTCTAAAAACTTGATCTCATCTTCTTTATAGGGGTCTGTGTGTGAGGACACTTCTGTTGTGGATTTCGTACGATTTCGTACGCGCATGGTGAGGGTTTGTATAGGAGATATAGCCCACCGAATTATTATATACCCTGATATGAATGCGCCTATCACAATAGCTGTTAAATATGCGAAAAAAAACTGTGTGATCGTCCCAGATTCCTTTTCAGTAAATTCGCTGAATTCTAAATCTAAAATGATCCACAATTCTGGGCTGGTTGCGTTGGCAGGCTCATACCACAACCTATATTCTCGCTCCCGTGGATTCGCGACCCATCGATCCCAGCGATCTGACCACGAATCGCCGAACAAAACGTTGCGTCCTGCGTCGTCCGCAAAAAATGTATGCAAGCCGGGGGTTTGGGGCCATGCGGCTGCACCATGCTCGCCGATGAGTTCATCTTTTGAATTCGCGATGAAGAGGGACTGTTGGGAGACCAGTGGATGATCTCGGTAGAAAATCACTTGATCGATGGTGCGCATGATAAAGCGATCGAGTGTGGCGTCTTCCATAACGGCGATTATAAGCCACACAGCTATGGAGCCCAAAATAGTTAAAGAGACCACCAAGCCAACGAGCAGGCGGTAGATCCTCTTCTGTAAGCGAGTCCGAGGGACAATAGACTTTAACAGCTCTACCTTACTCAAGTGTGCTTCGACTTTCTTTAATCTGATATCCGACGCCACGATGCGTCACAAGTTCGACTTGGGAGTGGGGCGCATTTAATGCGGTGCGCAAGGAAGCCACGTGTGAGCGCAGGGCGTCACTGGCAGGAGGTAGCCCATGCCATAACACGCGCTCAATCTCATCGCGTTCGACGACCCTTGGCGCTTCTTGGATAATCAGTTTTAGGAGCTGATAGCCCATGCGTGTGAGTTGCAGGGGTCTGCTCTGGTGGGTGACTTCACGGGTAGCCAAGTTGATTGAAATATCTCCAAAGCTCAGGATGTTCTCGAAAGGTGGGGTGCCTCCTTTGGACCGCCGTACCAAGGCGTTGAGACGAGCCTCGAGTTCATCCAGTGAAAATGGTTTTGGCATGTAGTCGTCAGCGCCTGCTTGAAATGATGACAGGCGTTGTTCGATTTGGTCTGCAGCAGTGAGTATAATGATGGGTAAGCTGCTGGCAGTCGATGCGCGTATCCGTTCGCAGAGGTCTATGCCGTCAATGCCAGGAACATTGATATCGAATATCGCTGCACTGAAACTCTCGGATAATACTTTGTGTAGGGCCAAGGCCCCGGTGGGGGCATAATCAACCAGCCATCCCTTAAGCTCCAGAAAGTCGACGATATTTGCCGCCAGGTCAGAGTCGTCTTCCAGAAGAAGTATCGGTTTGGAAGCTGGATGATTTGCCATGATAGGTGGTTTAATCTGCTAGAAGCGAAAACGTATACCAGTCAGAAAACTCGTACTATCGTAGTCCGCACCGAGAGTGGATCCCTGATTGGTTTCTGGAGATAAGTCTACGGAGCTAGCTAACTGATAGCGACCTTCGATAAAGAGTGACCATCGTTTGTCCCAAAAGTATTCGAGACCCCCCATGATTTGAGCAGTCGGCACCAATGAGTCACTAAAGGATCGCTCCAACCCATCTACTGTAAAGTCTACATCCACTTCTTGGAGAAACCCAATGCCTAGACCGACGAACGGAGTGACTTTTCCCCATAGCGGTGTACCGTTCTTTTTCGAAAAGCTATAAACTGCATTTAGCATCAGGTTCGTCGAGGCGTAGTCGCTTTCTTCGAGAGCCCCGTAGGTTCCACCACTGAGAGAGTCTGCATCGTTTGTTCGGTAAAAGAACTCCAGTTCCACCGCCCAATTCGCGTCAATCTCGTAACCGAGTCCGATTCCGAATAGCGTCCCCCCCGAAAACTCCGCTTCCGTGGTATTGCTATCCTCGAAACTCGTATCTGATAGAGTGGAAAACCCACCGAATACATCAACTTACAGGCGGTCAGTCCAAGTCTGTGCATGAGTTGAAATAGCTAGACCCGAGCAGGCGAACGTCAAAAAAGACATTCGAATGTAATTTATAAAAAAGTTCAGTCTCATCGTTTTTCTTTAGGGTAATGCGGGCCACGGAAACCAAGGCTTGTAGATAGATTCTTAACCTATCCTGCAGGTTCCGTACGGCCCGCTTAGTTTATTCAGTTGATGGCTACCTCGGGTAAGATGACTGAATCGATGACGTGAATTACGCCATTGGCTGCCATGATATCTGTCTTTACCACGTTTGCATTA
This genomic stretch from Opitutales bacterium harbors:
- a CDS encoding response regulator transcription factor, which encodes MANHPASKPILLLEDDSDLAANIVDFLELKGWLVDYAPTGALALHKVLSESFSAAIFDINVPGIDGIDLCERIRASTASSLPIIILTAADQIEQRLSSFQAGADDYMPKPFSLDELEARLNALVRRSKGGTPPFENILSFGDISINLATREVTHQSRPLQLTRMGYQLLKLIIQEAPRVVERDEIERVLWHGLPPASDALRSHVASLRTALNAPHSQVELVTHRGVGYQIKESRSTLE
- a CDS encoding HAMP domain-containing histidine kinase, translating into MSKVELLKSIVPRTRLQKRIYRLLVGLVVSLTILGSIAVWLIIAVMEDATLDRFIMRTIDQVIFYRDHPLVSQQSLFIANSKDELIGEHGAAAWPQTPGLHTFFADDAGRNVLFGDSWSDRWDRWVANPREREYRLWYEPANATSPELWIILDLEFSEFTEKESGTITQFFFAYLTAIVIGAFISGYIIIRWAISPIQTLTMRVRNRTKSTTEVSSHTDPYKEDEIKFLECVIDDYAHSLERSLEREKAFISDCSHELRTPITILNSALTLEKELKPSDTERRKSVMQRIARSGLRMERLVNAFLILARSQAHRPNVTEEWILRQLVDEVIEEIQVLHPTKEIQLCIDIPDTYQCQHQRESLFCICHNLINNSFSHLEEGSLTIRLLSIEGESFDLDFIDKGISPDSPSKTGAGIGLSLVQRLCDKEGWKLKKINTTQGTHYRLRIVYYSANAKGDFMRRIWHVGVGSMK